One window of Nocardia nova SH22a genomic DNA carries:
- a CDS encoding TetR/AcrR family transcriptional regulator, whose product MSAEPVVRNRIDRRRERTRNALLGAARKFLSEGRSAVSIQEITDEADVGFGSFYNHFTSKDQLFDEAIRSVLQVYSEMRDGIVAQYDDPAEVFAVSFRMTGRLQRQVPEMVRVLLNSGMSVLLREEGLAPRARHDIIAAQEKGRFEPMDPDMAIMAAGGALLGLLQLLDAHPDADADALADEMTFHMLRMFGVNKRTAQKLTSSELPPLPQL is encoded by the coding sequence ATGAGCGCCGAACCCGTTGTCCGCAACCGCATCGACCGCCGTCGCGAACGCACCCGCAACGCACTGCTGGGCGCGGCGCGGAAGTTCCTGTCGGAGGGCCGTTCCGCGGTGAGCATCCAGGAGATCACCGACGAAGCGGATGTGGGTTTCGGCTCGTTCTACAACCACTTCACCTCGAAGGACCAACTGTTCGACGAGGCCATCCGGTCGGTGCTCCAGGTCTACAGCGAGATGCGTGACGGGATCGTCGCGCAGTACGACGATCCAGCCGAGGTGTTCGCGGTGAGTTTCCGGATGACCGGGCGGCTGCAGCGTCAGGTGCCGGAAATGGTTCGGGTGCTGCTGAACTCCGGAATGTCGGTGCTGCTGCGCGAGGAGGGCCTGGCGCCGCGTGCGCGCCACGACATCATCGCCGCGCAGGAGAAGGGCCGGTTCGAGCCGATGGACCCCGATATGGCGATCATGGCCGCGGGCGGCGCCCTGCTGGGGCTGTTGCAACTGCTCGATGCCCACCCGGACGCCGACGCCGATGCCCTGGCCGACGAGATGACCTTTCACATGCTGCGCATGTTCGGCGTGAACAAGCGCACGGCTCAGAAACTCACCAGCAGTGAACTCCCGCCGCTGCCGCAGCTCTGA
- a CDS encoding amidohydrolase family protein, which yields MDDSRVISATSRRRALGAAVAGTLGVAAAASVALPGAQAAPVRRQQPAPSGTYRIDLHAHFLPPDYRSALIEHGHLTIGGYPTPEWSPEQALAFMDYYGIAAQALSVSDPGVSFLSGKEANDMARYCNTYAAGLFRSNPTRFGAFAVLPMPDIPASIAEAIYALDELHLDGVILLSAYNGVYLGDPRFEPLMAVLNQRNAYVFVHPAAIPDNAKPKLPLPDFLEEFTFDTTRAATMMMVTGVTQRYPNIRFQLAHAGGTVPFLSHRISVASQTVLGQLWPPDLPKPSVLDMQRQISNLYVDTALSGSAAAMASATAVMSRDHIVFGSDWPFSALTLPQSGSHDPAPGLSDVFDADQRMEVERHNPLRQLPRLAQAVEA from the coding sequence ATGGACGATTCCCGCGTCATCTCCGCGACGAGCCGCCGTCGCGCACTCGGTGCCGCCGTCGCGGGCACACTCGGTGTCGCCGCGGCGGCATCGGTCGCGTTGCCCGGCGCGCAGGCGGCTCCGGTTCGACGGCAGCAACCGGCGCCGTCGGGCACGTATCGCATCGACCTGCACGCCCACTTCCTGCCCCCGGACTACCGCTCTGCTTTGATCGAACACGGCCACCTCACCATCGGCGGCTATCCGACTCCGGAGTGGTCGCCGGAGCAGGCGCTGGCCTTCATGGACTATTACGGCATTGCGGCACAGGCGCTTTCGGTATCCGATCCGGGTGTCTCCTTCCTGAGCGGGAAGGAGGCCAACGATATGGCGCGCTACTGCAACACCTATGCCGCCGGGCTGTTCCGATCGAATCCGACGCGGTTCGGCGCCTTCGCGGTCCTGCCGATGCCCGACATTCCCGCTTCGATCGCCGAAGCCATCTATGCCCTCGACGAATTGCATCTCGACGGGGTGATCCTGCTGTCGGCCTACAACGGGGTCTATCTCGGCGATCCGCGTTTCGAACCGTTGATGGCCGTGTTGAATCAGCGCAACGCGTACGTTTTCGTGCATCCCGCGGCAATCCCCGACAACGCCAAACCGAAACTGCCGCTGCCGGATTTCCTGGAGGAGTTCACCTTCGACACCACCCGGGCCGCGACGATGATGATGGTCACCGGCGTGACCCAGCGCTATCCGAACATCCGCTTCCAGCTCGCTCACGCCGGTGGTACGGTGCCGTTCCTGTCACATCGGATCAGCGTGGCCTCGCAAACCGTGCTCGGGCAGTTGTGGCCACCGGACCTGCCGAAACCGTCGGTGCTGGACATGCAGCGCCAGATCTCGAACCTCTACGTCGACACCGCGCTGAGCGGGTCGGCCGCCGCGATGGCGAGTGCGACCGCGGTGATGAGCCGCGACCACATCGTCTTCGGATCCGACTGGCCCTTCAGCGCCCTGACCCTCCCGCAGTCGGGCAGCCACGACCCCGCCCCCGGATTGAGCGACGTCTTCGACGCCGACCAGCGCATGGAGGTCGAGCGCCACAACCCGCTGCGCCAGCTGCCCCGCCTGGCCCAAGCGGTCGAGGCGTAA